The Rhinolophus ferrumequinum isolate MPI-CBG mRhiFer1 chromosome 6, mRhiFer1_v1.p, whole genome shotgun sequence genome has a window encoding:
- the CCNDBP1 gene encoding cyclin-D1-binding protein 1 encodes MAGAGAPAAAISTLTPPLEQLRLLAGELRLLLPGVRVGEARETTKEFNRKTFWRRLNEAAVKVSREATTMTEVFSRLPLPLPSSQETQRFCEQVRAAIKAIIAVYYSLPKDQGTTLRKLVRSATVDIVDGMAQLVEVLCIPPAQRPENNDLISYNSVWVACRQVPRIPRDNKAAALLMLTKSVDLVKDAHEEVERAVEECDPYHGLLNDIEDNSDNHGDVWGCPNNQDLYWSEEDQELMIPCLALVRTSKACLKEIQISVAENGKKDQVAQLDDIVDISDEISPSVDDLVLSIYPPMCHLTVRLNSAKLVSVLKKALEITKASHVTPQPEDSLIPLLINAIDHCMNRIKELTQNELEL; translated from the exons ATGGCGGGCGCAGGTGCACCTGCAGCCGCGATCTCCACCCTGACTCCGCCTTTGGAGCAGCTCCGGCTTTTAGCCGGGGAGCTGCGGTTGCTCTTGCCCGGAGTGCGGG TCGGCGAAGCCCGGGAGACCACCAAGGAGTTCAATCGGAAGACGTTTTGGAGGAGACTCA aTGAGGCAGCTGTGAAAGTGTCAAGGGAAGCCACGACTATGACCGAAGTCTTCTCTAGACTTCCACTGCCACTGCCGTCCTCACAG GAAACCCAGAGGTTCTGTGAACAGGTCCGTGCTGCCATCAAGGCAATTATTGCAGTATACTACTCACTGCCCAAGGATCAGG GAACCACCCTGAGAAAGCTGGTCCGGAGTGCCACTGTGGACATCGTCGATGGCATGGCTCAGCTTGTGGAAGTGCTGTGTATCCCTCCAGCTCAGAG GCCCGAGAACAATGACCTTATTTCCTATAACAGCGTCTGGGTTGCATGCAGGCAGGTGCCTCGGATACCAAGAG ATAACAAAGCTGCAGCCCTTTTAATGCTGACAAAGAGTGTGGATTTAGTGAAGGACGCACATGAGGAAGTGGAGCGG GCTGTGGAAGAATGTGACCCTTACCATGGGCTCTTGAATGACATTGAGGACAACTCTGACAATCACGGTGATGTGTGGGGGTGTCCAAACAATCAGGACTTGTATTGGTCAGAGGAAGATCAAGAGCTCATGATCCCGTGCCTTGCACTGGTGAGAACATCCAAAGCCTGCCTGAAGGAAATCCAGATCTCAGTGGCAGAAAACGGGAAGAAGGATCAGGTGGCCCAGCTGGATGACATTGTGGATATTTCTGATGAGATCAGCCCTAG TGTGGATGACTTGGTTCTGAGCATATATCCACCTATGTGCCACCTGACTGTGCGACTCAAT tCTGCAAAACTTGTGTCTGTTTTGAAGAAGGCACTTGAAATTACAAA AGCGAGTCATGTGACCCCACAGCCAGAAGATAGTTTGATCCCTTTACTCATCAATGCCATTGATCATTGCATGAACAGAATCAAGGAACTTACTCAGAATGAACTTGAGTTATGA